In Marinobacter sp. M3C, the genomic stretch CAGTATTTTAATCGACAACCATAGCTTCTTTGTCCTCCTCTAGAGTCATCATACCTTCTGCCTTACCTATGCATTACGTCATACGGCACTGAACGCTATAAGATAGGAACGGCCTAATCAGCGCTCTATAATTTGCTTTATTACGCCAGCCCCAACTGTGTATTTTGGATCAACAAAATTGCCAAGGCGTACCTTTCCGCAGACGCTCAACATCATGTAGGCATCCCACTGATCATAATCGTAATCAGAAACCATCCATCTGATCAGTTCTCGATAGGCTATCCGCGTGGCGTCCTCCAGAGGCCTAGCACTACCAATTGCCATTATCATCTCTTCATTTTCGAATAGAGGCCAAGTGATATTCCAGTTCTTGATTAGATCGACTCTGATTGTAGTGATGCTAGGGTATTCCACAGCCGTACCACAGACTTCGCCATCGCCCTGAGACGCATGCGCATCGCCAATAAACAGACGAGCTCCCGGTGAGCGAATTGGAAGATATGTAATGCTACCGGGCCCCATATCCGGAAGGTCCATGTTGCCGCCATGCTGGTCGGGCGTTAGAGCATTGATCGAGTCGATCTCCGGTGACACGCTCAGTGTTCCGATATGCGGCCGGTAATCCAAGGTGTTACGTTCGCTCCAATAGATGTACTTTTCATCGAGCGGAACCCGTCTGACTTTCTCAGGAAGGGGCTCGTTCAACATAGCGGTGTATGCCGTTCCTGTTAGAGCGCCAAACTCCGGAATCATACATGACGTCCCGGTCGGGTTCTCTCCACGAGTTTTCATAGACTCTATATACACCGCCAAGACGTCGCCTTTCTCCGCACCGTTGACAATGATTGGTCCATTCTGCGGATTGAGGAACGGCATATTGAGGAGTTTTGAAGGCGAGTCACTTTCACTCGAAATTAGGCCATCAAAGGCATCCCGAGTCTCTACGACGACCCGGTCGCCGGGGTTTATTTCCATGACCCCATCTGAGTAGGGGCCAATCGTATAGTGGTAATTACCTTGGACGCTCTCCGTTAGATTGTGGGTCCGTCCTACTTTAGACCCCGCAACGCCACGCCGGTACATATGGGAATATTTGAGCCATCGGGTCATATTTTCTACCTCATTTTGCATGCCATTTCTCCAACTATGCTGTAACAAAAAAACCAAAACGCTTGCTTGAGGGCGCTCCCTGGTAGTTATTAAATTGCTCTATACAGTTTGTCTCAGCATCTCTTTCGTACGCGATTATTTCTGTCCTGGATATCTGTAATCAATGCCGAGGTTGATATCTCGCGCGCAACGATCATTGCTGAGAGAGTCTCTACAGCGAGCCGGCGGTGCATACTAGATGTGCGCAGTAGCTGAAATGCTTCATTGACGGTAAGTCCGAGACTGTAATGAAGTTCGATCACCGCAGTACATACGAACTGGCGCGCCCGCACTTTCTCTTCAAGGTGCTGGATAGTTTTCACTTTAGTACGATGCTCATCGAAGGCGTGATAGGCTATCATCAAACCCGCAAGTATCCCTTCTCCTCGCAAAGGCTTCGTCAAATATCCATGTATCCCCCGATCGACAACCCAATTGAGAGCACTAGGCGTATCTGATCCGACCAAAGCAAGCACTGGCCCCTCAACAGAGGCGATAGCGTCTTCAACGCCCTGTACACCACGTCCTGCTTCGGCATCGAAAAATACAAGGTCGAATGGCCCCCGGCTGTCTCTTGTCCAGTCGCCGTCGTAATGAGATGAGTCAACACCGAATCTCGTTAACTGCTGCTTAAGCACCGAGCCGTCTTTCCGACCAGCAGATATGATCAGTGCATGATGGCCCCGAAAGCTACGTCTCACGCTTTTATTCATTGCACGAGCCTCAGTTCTACGCTGCGCTTAACCACGGACGGCTCTGGATCAATCCGGCCCGCATTTGTGGTATCAGTCAGAATGAGATAAGGATCGGGGCGAACCGGCTCGGGAAATTCAGAGACAATACTGAATGTTCCATCAACGCGCGAGATGCCTATTCGTGGCGTAAGGTAACAATGATTGTTTTCGGGATCGACATGTACCAAACCCTGAGGCCCATCGAACGACGTGGCATAAAGTGCCTTTTTTACCACCTCAACATCGGCGGATGCTGCATCCGCTAATGCATGAGCAAGAAGGTGAACGGCGTTATAGGATGCTTCCGCATCGGCACTTGGTAAAGCGTGATGGCCAAAATGGTCGCGAAAGGCTCTGACAAACCGTCTATTAATCGCTGAGTCGATGGTCGAAAAATAAACGCTTGAGGAGAGGTGACCTGCACAAGCTTTAGGGCCTATCAGCGTAAGTTCAGGCTCGCAAAGGCTACAACTGCCAATAGTGATCCCCCGTAGCTGTTCATCCTCATCTCTAGCTTCTGCGAAAGCACGGTAAAACGCGTAACTCGATTCACCAATTAGCATATTCATGATGAAGGAAGGGCGTTTAGCCCGTATCTCATCTATCAGATAATTGACATCCAGATCGGTGATTTGTAGGTAACGCTCGGCGACGATATTGCCGCCACTGGCTTGAGTGAGCTCGCGAACTATCCGTCCATTTTCCCAAGCCCAAACATAGTTGGATCCGATGAAATACACATCTCGCGCAATGTGAGCGAGGACATAATTCATGAGGGGAAGTACATGGTGGTTCTGCACTGCTCCCGTGTAGATAACGTTGTTGTTCGTCTCAAAGCCTTCATAATGAGATGGATACCAGAGCAGACTATCGTATTTCTCAAAAATCGGAATCAGCTCTTTACGACTTGACGACGTATAACAGCCGATAACATGCTTTACCCCTTTATTACGAAGGAGGTCCTGAGCATGGTCAATATAAGCCTGTATATCGCCTTTTGGGTTATACTGATGAGGGATCAGCACAAAGTTAAACTTATGGTCGAGGTTTACCTCTTCCAGCGCCAGAAGAGCACCGTCTCGCATTGCCTGCCCCACTGTCCCGTAGGGGCCGGCTGTTGAGAAAAGCAATCCAATAGGTATCTGGCTCTTCATTCGCTAATGCTCAATTTTTGGCAAAAAAAAACTCCCAGCGTCACGTTGCAGTGACGTAGGGAGCCCTGTTGCTCCACGATTTCCAGCGTTAGCTGGATAACCGAGATATTTTGCATGAGGCCCGTTTTCTCTGTAACAGAATCTCATCTAAAATTGATCTTCTGGGATATTTAGATATTTGTCAATACTTAATCCTGCAATTGAACTTATAGAAGTGGAGTTTGAGTCCGCCCTGCAGCTCACGCGTAATTTCTGGTGG encodes the following:
- a CDS encoding ANTAR domain-containing protein — encoded protein: MNKSVRRSFRGHHALIISAGRKDGSVLKQQLTRFGVDSSHYDGDWTRDSRGPFDLVFFDAEAGRGVQGVEDAIASVEGPVLALVGSDTPSALNWVVDRGIHGYLTKPLRGEGILAGLMIAYHAFDEHRTKVKTIQHLEEKVRARQFVCTAVIELHYSLGLTVNEAFQLLRTSSMHRRLAVETLSAMIVAREISTSALITDIQDRNNRVRKRC
- a CDS encoding transporter substrate-binding domain-containing protein; translation: MKSQIPIGLLFSTAGPYGTVGQAMRDGALLALEEVNLDHKFNFVLIPHQYNPKGDIQAYIDHAQDLLRNKGVKHVIGCYTSSSRKELIPIFEKYDSLLWYPSHYEGFETNNNVIYTGAVQNHHVLPLMNYVLAHIARDVYFIGSNYVWAWENGRIVRELTQASGGNIVAERYLQITDLDVNYLIDEIRAKRPSFIMNMLIGESSYAFYRAFAEARDEDEQLRGITIGSCSLCEPELTLIGPKACAGHLSSSVYFSTIDSAINRRFVRAFRDHFGHHALPSADAEASYNAVHLLAHALADAASADVEVVKKALYATSFDGPQGLVHVDPENNHCYLTPRIGISRVDGTFSIVSEFPEPVRPDPYLILTDTTNAGRIDPEPSVVKRSVELRLVQ
- a CDS encoding acetamidase/formamidase family protein; this translates as MQNEVENMTRWLKYSHMYRRGVAGSKVGRTHNLTESVQGNYHYTIGPYSDGVMEINPGDRVVVETRDAFDGLISSESDSPSKLLNMPFLNPQNGPIIVNGAEKGDVLAVYIESMKTRGENPTGTSCMIPEFGALTGTAYTAMLNEPLPEKVRRVPLDEKYIYWSERNTLDYRPHIGTLSVSPEIDSINALTPDQHGGNMDLPDMGPGSITYLPIRSPGARLFIGDAHASQGDGEVCGTAVEYPSITTIRVDLIKNWNITWPLFENEEMIMAIGSARPLEDATRIAYRELIRWMVSDYDYDQWDAYMMLSVCGKVRLGNFVDPKYTVGAGVIKQIIER